In Coleofasciculus chthonoplastes PCC 7420, the following proteins share a genomic window:
- a CDS encoding type II secretion system F family protein: MPTFIAEVRDSKGNAKKEKVKALSTDQARAHFQNQYPTVGSIQKAFSLEDLNLDALQEKMTSVSVKDRAVFSRQFAVMVNAGVAIVRCLGILSEQCANPKLKKSLTAISSEVQQGTSLSDAMREHPACFDQLYVSMVQAGEVGGVLDEVLNRLAKLLEDMARLQNQIKSAMTYPLVVGGFAVLVFLGMTIFLIPIFAGIFEEIGGTLPALTAFMLWLSGVLRSWYALIPVGVIIVTTVAIKQYYKTPPGRLQIDALLLKVPLFGELNEKSSVARFCRVFGTLTRSGVPILNALDIVRDTSGNQVIANAVEATKQEIQQGGLISVAMQNEQVFPGLAIQMISVGEETGELDSMLMKVADFYEDEVEQTVKALTSILEPVMIIVIGGMVGTILVSMYLPMFKVFETLG; this comes from the coding sequence ATGCCTACCTTTATTGCTGAGGTTCGGGATTCTAAAGGAAATGCCAAAAAAGAGAAAGTTAAAGCTCTTTCTACGGATCAAGCCCGTGCCCACTTTCAAAATCAATATCCCACTGTCGGCAGTATTCAGAAAGCGTTTAGCCTGGAAGACCTAAATTTAGACGCACTCCAGGAAAAAATGACGAGCGTCAGTGTCAAAGACCGAGCCGTTTTTTCCCGGCAATTTGCGGTAATGGTTAATGCTGGGGTCGCCATCGTGCGCTGTCTGGGTATCTTATCGGAACAATGTGCTAATCCCAAGCTGAAAAAATCCCTAACGGCAATCAGTAGTGAAGTTCAGCAGGGAACCAGTCTCTCAGATGCCATGCGTGAACATCCCGCCTGTTTTGACCAACTCTATGTCAGTATGGTGCAAGCGGGGGAGGTTGGGGGTGTCCTAGATGAAGTTCTCAACCGATTAGCCAAGCTGCTGGAAGATATGGCGCGGCTGCAAAACCAGATTAAGTCGGCAATGACTTATCCTCTGGTGGTTGGTGGCTTTGCTGTACTGGTGTTTTTGGGAATGACCATTTTTCTCATCCCCATCTTTGCCGGGATTTTTGAAGAAATCGGCGGCACATTACCAGCCCTGACTGCCTTTATGCTCTGGTTGAGTGGTGTTCTCAGAAGCTGGTACGCTCTGATTCCAGTTGGGGTGATCATCGTTACCACAGTTGCCATCAAGCAGTACTACAAAACCCCACCCGGTCGCCTGCAAATCGATGCACTCCTATTGAAAGTACCTCTGTTTGGTGAACTGAATGAAAAATCATCAGTCGCCCGGTTTTGCCGCGTCTTCGGTACGTTGACTCGTTCCGGAGTTCCCATTCTTAATGCCTTAGACATTGTTCGGGATACCTCAGGAAACCAAGTGATTGCTAACGCGGTGGAAGCTACCAAGCAGGAAATTCAGCAAGGGGGTTTGATCAGTGTTGCCATGCAAAATGAGCAAGTTTTCCCCGGTCTAGCTATTCAGATGATTAGTGTTGGTGAAGAAACTGGGGAATTGGATTCAATGCTGATGAAGGTTGCCGATTTCTATGAAGATGAAGTTGAGCAAACGGTAAAAGCATTGACCAGTATTTTAGAGCCTGTGATGATTATTGTTATCGGGGGAATGGTTGGTACAATTCTGGTCTCTATGTATCTGCCCATGTTTAAAGTGTTTGAAACGTTGGGTTAA
- a CDS encoding Ig-like domain-containing protein, with the protein MTTLSFSDDKKFSTGDGSNAVGIGDYNGDGHLDLAVVNRLANNVAILLGDGTGNFGVAPSLNVGTQPFDVAVADFNADGNLDLAVTNHDSNNVSVLLGNGTGGFSAATNFAVGTKPGQIAVADFNGDGKPDLAVGNHGSHNVSILLGNGSGGFSSATNFAAGGTNPLTIITADFNADGNQDVVVRLPAENKIAVLLGNGSGGLGSPTKFSTGTNPSGLAVEDFNQDGNLDLAVANYGSHNVSILLGNGSGGLGSATDFAVGTNPYVSISVTDVNGDGNSDLVVPNLSSDNVSILLGNGSGSFSNAINFGVGDAPYGIAVGDFNEDGKPDFVVANYNSDNVSLRLNTTNFPPVANNDNFTTDEDTAISLNLLANDSDLDTNDTLTISAVDTANTQGTVQINPDNTVTYTPATAFQSLSVGESITDQFTYTLDDGNNHTATAIVSVTVNGINDNPIANNDTATIDEDTATTIAVLDNDSDIENDTVIVSGVDTNTTQGSVTINADGTITYNPNTAFQDLGAGETATDTFTYTITDGNQGTNTATVTVTITGVNDAPILSTINKLGNEDTPISFSQTDFSNAFSDVESDNPSQIKILSLPDAGILTLNGIAVTAGQTVAIADVNSLSFTPNPNFHGTTSFGWNASDGTIFAAGETVNITVNPVNDAPVAQNDSVTTAADTAIGLNLLSNDSDADNDSLILDSLETQNTLGTVNQNGDGTITYTPDSDFQSLAVGETVTDTFEYSISDGNGGTDTANVTITVTGVNDVPIAVDDSATTSENGAITLNLLNNDSDADDSDSISIASLDTTQTQGSVTLNTDGTVTYNPGTAFQSLVAGETATDTFSYSISDGNGGSDTAVVTVTVTGIDEPDIPVSFSDATNFAVGDNPEGSGMGIADFNLDGNLDIAVANYNSHNVSVIFGNGLGGFGAARNFSTLANPISVGVGDFNGDNQPDFAVTSNKDGKVSVHLGDGAGGFSWTTNFTVGTNPRQVAVGDFNLDNKLDLAVTNWTSNSVSVLLGNGLGGFSAANNFGVGTNPWGIAVADFNGDSYPDFVVSNYSSNTVSVRLGNGSGNFSTATNFSVGTNPFGVSVGDFNADRKLDIAVANQGSDNVSILFGNGSGGFGVATHFAAGTGTRDLTVADFNADGKLDIATANALANNVSILLGNGLGNFSETIQVDVGTNPIGINIGDFNNDSKPDIAVANRDSDNISILLNTSNFPPIAQNDTITTDENTPLIFNPLTNDQEPDGDSLTIDRLKTNTTQGIVTLNPDGTITYNPDTAFNYLTTQETATDTFDYVVSDSTGRTNTATVSVTITGINDAPTLSSFNKIGQEDSAITFTDTDFINAYSDPEGDNFTAIKLLSLPQNGTLTLNGNPVGEEASGEGASGEGASGEEASGEEASGEGASGEGASLAPLQNGYISITDLNSLTFTPDANYNGNTSFVWNASDGTNYSTGTTVNLIINPVNDSPVAIADNATTEEDTPISIDILSNDSDILDGDTLYIDTFDIFSTNGGTITRDQRGTPNDSTDDYLLYTPAAGFSGEDSFNYTITDGQDTDTATVTITVNPVSNLTLFGTANNDTLTGGNGEDLIFGEAGDDELHGGTANDFLSGGDDDDQLFGDAGDDILMGEAGRDRIEGGVGHDTVEGGDGNDQLFGNSGDDILFGNSGEDIIRGDEDNDILYGGGDRDRLFGDTGNDFLLGEGDADILVGGDGDDTLDGGAGADKAYGNNGADQFILRVGEGSDTIFDFNPGEDVLGLAGGLSFDQLNLMGMGSTTFIRMKGSGEVLAMLIGVQANQVSVADFVVV; encoded by the coding sequence ATGACCACACTCAGTTTTTCAGATGACAAGAAATTCTCCACCGGGGATGGTTCAAATGCTGTTGGTATCGGAGACTATAACGGCGATGGACATCTGGATTTAGCTGTTGTTAACCGTCTTGCTAACAATGTTGCCATTCTTTTAGGCGATGGTACTGGAAACTTTGGCGTCGCCCCGTCATTGAACGTAGGAACTCAACCTTTCGATGTTGCTGTAGCTGACTTCAACGCCGATGGTAACCTGGACTTGGCAGTGACTAATCACGACTCCAACAACGTCTCGGTACTGTTGGGAAATGGAACTGGGGGGTTTAGTGCGGCGACGAACTTTGCTGTGGGGACTAAACCCGGTCAAATTGCTGTAGCGGACTTCAATGGGGATGGTAAACCTGACTTAGCTGTGGGAAACCATGGGTCTCACAATGTTTCTATATTGTTGGGGAATGGGTCAGGTGGCTTTAGTTCTGCGACCAATTTTGCTGCGGGGGGGACGAATCCTTTAACGATTATCACCGCTGATTTTAATGCCGATGGAAACCAGGATGTAGTTGTCAGACTTCCGGCAGAGAACAAAATTGCTGTTTTACTTGGCAATGGGTCAGGTGGTTTGGGCAGTCCTACTAAGTTTTCCACGGGGACGAATCCCAGTGGTTTAGCAGTGGAAGACTTTAACCAGGATGGGAATCTCGACCTCGCGGTAGCGAACTACGGCTCTCATAATGTCTCTATCCTATTAGGCAATGGGTCTGGTGGGTTGGGTTCTGCCACCGACTTTGCGGTAGGGACTAATCCTTATGTGTCGATTAGCGTGACTGACGTCAATGGTGATGGGAATTCAGATTTAGTTGTCCCCAACCTCTCCTCTGACAATGTTTCAATACTATTAGGCAATGGTAGTGGTAGCTTCAGCAATGCGATTAACTTCGGGGTGGGAGATGCACCTTATGGCATCGCTGTGGGAGATTTTAACGAAGATGGTAAACCCGATTTTGTCGTAGCTAATTATAACTCCGATAACGTTTCCCTACGCCTCAATACCACTAATTTCCCGCCTGTCGCGAATAACGATAACTTCACGACTGATGAAGATACGGCTATTTCCCTGAATCTATTGGCAAATGACAGCGATTTAGACACCAACGACACTCTCACAATTAGCGCTGTCGATACCGCCAATACTCAAGGCACCGTCCAAATTAATCCAGATAACACCGTTACCTACACTCCCGCCACGGCGTTTCAATCCCTGAGTGTGGGTGAAAGTATCACTGACCAATTTACCTATACCCTGGACGATGGCAATAACCATACCGCTACCGCAATAGTTTCTGTAACGGTTAACGGCATTAACGATAATCCCATCGCTAATAACGATACCGCCACTATCGATGAAGATACAGCTACGACTATTGCTGTTCTCGATAACGACAGTGATATCGAAAACGATACCGTAATAGTTTCTGGCGTTGATACCAATACTACTCAAGGTAGCGTCACCATCAACGCTGATGGCACAATTACCTATAATCCGAATACAGCGTTTCAAGACTTAGGCGCAGGGGAAACAGCAACAGACACTTTCACCTACACAATTACGGATGGAAACCAGGGAACCAATACCGCCACAGTCACCGTAACGATTACTGGGGTGAATGATGCGCCGATTCTCAGCACTATTAATAAACTGGGTAACGAAGATACGCCAATTTCTTTTAGTCAAACAGATTTTAGTAATGCTTTTAGTGACGTAGAAAGTGATAATCCTAGTCAAATCAAAATCCTGTCCCTTCCTGATGCGGGTATCTTAACCCTAAATGGCATAGCGGTTACGGCTGGACAAACGGTTGCTATTGCGGATGTCAATAGTCTCAGCTTTACGCCCAATCCTAATTTTCATGGCACAACTAGCTTCGGTTGGAATGCGTCTGATGGTACAATCTTTGCGGCTGGAGAAACGGTTAATATTACGGTCAATCCGGTTAATGATGCGCCTGTTGCCCAAAATGATAGCGTTACCACAGCGGCTGATACCGCGATTGGATTAAATCTCCTCAGTAATGATAGCGATGCGGATAACGATAGCCTGATTCTGGATAGTTTAGAGACGCAAAATACCTTAGGAACGGTTAACCAGAATGGGGATGGCACGATTACCTATACTCCTGATTCGGATTTCCAATCTTTAGCTGTTGGGGAAACGGTTACGGATACGTTTGAGTACAGTATCAGTGATGGAAATGGCGGGACAGATACAGCTAATGTCACGATAACGGTAACGGGAGTTAATGATGTACCGATTGCCGTAGATGATAGTGCGACAACCAGTGAAAATGGGGCAATTACGCTTAATCTATTAAATAATGATAGTGATGCAGATGATAGTGACAGTATCAGTATCGCGAGTTTAGATACCACTCAAACACAGGGAAGTGTAACCTTAAATACAGATGGTACAGTTACCTATAATCCCGGTACAGCGTTTCAGTCATTAGTAGCTGGGGAAACGGCGACAGATACGTTTAGTTACAGCATAAGTGATGGGAATGGTGGGAGTGATACGGCGGTTGTTACGGTAACAGTCACCGGAATTGATGAACCGGATATTCCCGTTTCCTTTAGCGATGCCACAAATTTTGCTGTGGGGGATAATCCTGAAGGATCGGGTATGGGGATAGCGGATTTCAATCTAGATGGAAATCTGGATATTGCTGTAGCCAATTACAATTCCCACAATGTTTCAGTAATCTTTGGAAATGGCTTAGGCGGTTTTGGTGCTGCTAGAAACTTTAGCACCCTAGCTAATCCTATATCCGTTGGCGTAGGAGACTTCAATGGTGATAACCAACCGGATTTTGCTGTCACGAGTAATAAAGATGGCAAGGTTTCTGTGCATTTAGGAGATGGCGCTGGTGGATTTAGTTGGACTACCAACTTTACTGTAGGTACGAATCCCCGACAAGTTGCAGTGGGAGACTTTAACTTAGACAACAAATTAGACTTGGCGGTTACTAATTGGACTTCTAATAGCGTTTCTGTACTATTAGGCAATGGGTTGGGTGGCTTTAGCGCGGCTAATAACTTTGGCGTAGGCACAAATCCTTGGGGTATTGCTGTCGCTGACTTTAATGGAGATAGCTACCCAGATTTTGTCGTATCAAACTATAGTTCTAATACCGTTTCTGTAAGATTGGGAAATGGGTCAGGTAATTTCAGTACAGCAACTAATTTTAGCGTAGGAACGAATCCCTTTGGTGTTTCTGTTGGAGACTTTAATGCAGATAGAAAACTCGATATCGCTGTTGCTAATCAGGGTTCCGATAACGTCTCAATTTTATTCGGAAATGGGTCAGGGGGTTTTGGTGTGGCGACTCACTTTGCCGCAGGAACTGGAACCCGTGATCTTACTGTTGCCGACTTTAATGCCGATGGGAAGTTAGATATCGCCACAGCCAATGCACTTGCCAATAATGTTTCAATTTTGTTAGGAAATGGGTTGGGCAATTTTAGTGAAACAATTCAAGTGGATGTAGGGACTAATCCTATAGGTATTAATATCGGCGATTTCAATAACGACAGCAAACCTGACATCGCTGTAGCCAACAGAGACTCCGATAACATCTCTATTCTTCTCAATACCAGTAACTTTCCTCCCATCGCCCAAAACGATACCATTACCACGGATGAAAATACGCCGCTAATTTTCAATCCCCTAACCAATGACCAAGAACCCGATGGCGATAGTCTCACCATTGACCGCTTGAAAACAAATACAACCCAAGGAATTGTCACCCTTAACCCAGATGGAACAATTACCTACAATCCCGATACTGCGTTCAACTATTTAACCACACAAGAAACAGCGACTGACACATTTGATTACGTGGTGAGTGATAGCACCGGACGCACGAATACGGCTACTGTTAGCGTTACTATTACCGGGATTAATGATGCGCCTACACTGAGTTCATTTAACAAAATAGGTCAAGAAGATAGTGCGATTACCTTCACCGATACTGACTTTATCAATGCCTATAGTGACCCAGAAGGCGATAACTTTACCGCCATCAAACTGCTTTCCTTACCTCAAAATGGCACATTAACCCTGAACGGTAATCCGGTTGGTGAGGAAGCAAGCGGTGAGGGCGCAAGCGGTGAGGGCGCAAGCGGTGAGGAAGCAAGCGGTGAGGAAGCAAGCGGTGAGGGCGCAAGCGGTGAGGGCGCAAGCCTTGCGCCCCTACAGAATGGCTATATCTCAATTACTGATTTAAATTCCCTCACCTTTACCCCCGATGCTAACTATAACGGTAATACCAGTTTTGTCTGGAATGCTTCCGATGGCACCAACTATTCAACGGGAACAACGGTTAATTTAATCATCAATCCCGTTAATGATTCTCCTGTCGCTATTGCTGATAACGCCACGACTGAAGAAGATACTCCAATTAGTATTGATATCCTCAGTAATGATAGTGATATCCTGGATGGCGATACCTTATATATCGATACTTTTGATATCTTCTCCACCAACGGGGGGACAATTACTCGTGATCAACGGGGAACTCCTAATGATTCAACCGACGACTATCTTCTCTATACTCCCGCCGCTGGATTTAGTGGCGAGGATTCCTTTAATTACACGATTACTGATGGACAAGATACGGATACCGCTACCGTTACTATTACCGTTAATCCGGTTAGCAACTTAACCCTATTTGGTACAGCGAATAACGACACCCTCACCGGGGGAAATGGCGAGGATCTCATATTTGGCGAAGCCGGGGATGATGAATTACACGGGGGTACAGCCAATGACTTCCTCAGTGGCGGCGACGATGATGATCAGCTTTTTGGTGATGCCGGAGATGATATCCTCATGGGAGAAGCTGGACGCGATCGCATTGAAGGGGGAGTCGGACATGATACGGTAGAAGGCGGCGACGGTAATGACCAACTATTCGGCAATTCTGGTGATGATATCCTATTCGGTAATAGTGGAGAAGATATCATACGCGGTGATGAGGATAATGATATCCTCTATGGCGGAGGCGATCGCGATCGCTTATTTGGTGATACGGGAAATGATTTTCTCCTGGGAGAAGGTGACGCGGATATCCTCGTTGGCGGAGACGGCGATGATACCCTCGATGGCGGCGCTGGCGCGGATAAAGCTTATGGGAATAATGGGGCGGATCAGTTTATTTTACGAGTTGGAGAGGGAAGCGATACTATCTTTGACTTTAACCCTGGGGAAGATGTTTTAGGGTTAGCCGGAGGGTTAAGTTTTGATCAGCTTAATCTGATGGGTATGGGGAGTACCACCTTCATTCGGATGAAGGGGAGTGGGGAAGTC
- a CDS encoding DUF1257 domain-containing protein: MSHFSNIKTQIRNLTSLQSALTDLGVDWKTGPSQVRGYQGQTRTAEVVIEQENNYDVGFAWNGKEYELVADLQYWQQPLSVEGFLNRITQRYAFHTVMNETAKQGFQVAQQENNQDGSIRLVVQRWSA; this comes from the coding sequence ATGTCTCATTTCAGCAACATAAAAACTCAAATCCGCAACCTGACCTCTTTACAATCGGCGTTAACAGACCTGGGTGTCGATTGGAAAACAGGTCCTAGTCAAGTGCGTGGGTATCAAGGTCAAACCAGAACCGCCGAAGTGGTTATCGAACAAGAGAATAACTACGATGTTGGTTTTGCTTGGAATGGTAAAGAATACGAGCTAGTTGCTGACCTCCAATACTGGCAACAGCCGTTATCCGTAGAGGGTTTCCTCAACCGTATCACCCAGCGGTATGCGTTTCATACGGTAATGAATGAAACTGCCAAGCAAGGGTTTCAAGTTGCCCAACAAGAAAATAATCAAGACGGTTCAATCCGTTTAGTTGTCCAACGCTGGAGTGCGTAA
- a CDS encoding YiaA/YiaB family inner membrane protein, producing the protein MESPFNNQIHSNAWVFQAWASFIISVSAMSIGILYLPVDSWTKGFMGMGLVFSVGSTISLSKTTRDIHESKRIISRVDEARIEKLLNENHPLQ; encoded by the coding sequence ATGGAATCACCATTTAACAACCAAATCCACAGTAATGCTTGGGTATTTCAAGCCTGGGCTTCTTTTATTATTTCTGTCTCAGCTATGAGTATCGGGATTTTATATCTACCCGTCGATAGCTGGACAAAAGGCTTTATGGGAATGGGGTTAGTCTTCTCCGTTGGCTCAACCATAAGCCTCTCCAAAACCACCCGCGATATTCATGAGTCGAAACGCATTATCTCTAGAGTCGATGAAGCGAGAATCGAAAAACTGCTCAACGAAAATCATCCGCTTCAATAA
- the bioU gene encoding (S)-8-amino-7-oxononanoate synthase BioU has product MSETHKANLMDSTENKPVRVGILGFGGLGQAATRVLAGKRDMIWVAAADKQGWAYDAIGLDPDRAIATYHNQGSLGYLEPAGTLSNNTIADLIENAAVDGYFLALPNLPNTFMASVARQFIQSGWRGVLVDALKRTSAVEQLLAMKDELQAAGITYMAGCGATPGLLTAAAAIAAQSYAEIHSVKITFGVGIANWEAYRATIREDIAHLPGYDVEQARQMSDADVEALLDQTNGILTLENMEHADDIMLELAGICSRDRVTVGGVVDTRNPKKPLSTNVQVTGRTFEGKTSTHTFTLGDETSMAANVCGPAFGYLKAGISLHQRGLYGLFTAAEVMPHFVR; this is encoded by the coding sequence ATGAGTGAGACGCATAAGGCGAATTTGATGGATTCTACGGAAAACAAACCTGTTCGAGTCGGTATTTTAGGCTTTGGCGGATTAGGACAAGCGGCAACTAGAGTGCTAGCTGGTAAACGGGATATGATTTGGGTCGCGGCTGCTGATAAACAAGGCTGGGCTTATGATGCTATTGGGTTAGATCCCGATCGCGCGATCGCAACGTATCATAATCAAGGGTCACTGGGGTATCTCGAACCCGCAGGCACTCTCAGCAATAACACGATTGCTGATTTAATCGAAAATGCGGCAGTGGATGGCTATTTCCTTGCCCTACCTAATTTGCCGAATACGTTTATGGCATCAGTCGCCCGCCAGTTTATCCAATCAGGGTGGCGGGGGGTACTGGTAGACGCCCTGAAGCGTACCAGTGCGGTGGAACAGTTACTCGCGATGAAAGATGAACTCCAAGCCGCCGGAATCACCTACATGGCGGGATGTGGTGCCACACCAGGACTCTTAACCGCTGCGGCAGCGATCGCGGCTCAAAGCTATGCTGAAATACACAGCGTTAAAATTACCTTTGGTGTCGGTATTGCCAATTGGGAAGCCTATCGCGCCACGATTCGAGAAGATATTGCCCACCTTCCCGGCTACGATGTAGAACAGGCACGTCAGATGAGTGATGCGGATGTAGAAGCGCTTCTGGATCAAACCAATGGTATTCTCACCTTAGAGAATATGGAACACGCTGATGATATCATGTTGGAATTAGCTGGGATATGCTCTCGCGATCGCGTCACTGTCGGGGGCGTTGTTGATACCCGTAATCCCAAAAAACCCTTAAGTACAAATGTTCAGGTAACCGGACGCACCTTTGAAGGCAAAACCTCAACCCACACCTTTACTCTTGGTGATGAAACCAGTATGGCGGCTAATGTCTGTGGTCCAGCCTTTGGCTATCTCAAAGCAGGGATATCATTACATCAACGAGGTCTTTACGGTTTATTTACAGCGGCTGAAGTGATGCCCCACTTTGTTCGATAG
- a CDS encoding type IV pilus twitching motility protein PilT codes for MDLMIEDLMEQLVEMGGSDMHIQAGAPVYFRISGKLQPFGEDPLNPQECQKLIFSMLNNSQRKELEQNWELDCSYGVKGLARFRVNVYKERGYYAACLRALSSKIPNFDQLGLPDIVREMSERPRGLVLVTGPTGSGKTTTLAAMIDLINRTRPEHILTVEDPVEYVFPNIKSLVHQRQKGEDTKSFANALKAALREDPDVILVGEMRDLETISLAISAAETGHLVMGTLHTSSASQTVNRMLDVFPPEQQAQVQAQLSNSLVAVFSQTLVPKKNPKPGEFGRAMAQEIMIVTPAISNLIREGKVSQMYSAIQTGMKMGMITMEQTLANLVKQGTISFETAVSKSSKPDELQRILGGAGGMAAGAKGGKVGAKTR; via the coding sequence ATGGATTTAATGATTGAAGACTTGATGGAGCAGCTCGTTGAAATGGGTGGCTCAGATATGCATATTCAAGCTGGGGCACCGGTCTATTTCCGCATTAGTGGCAAACTCCAACCCTTTGGGGAAGATCCCCTGAATCCCCAAGAATGTCAGAAGCTGATTTTCAGTATGCTCAATAATAGTCAACGCAAAGAATTAGAGCAGAACTGGGAATTGGATTGCTCTTATGGGGTGAAGGGATTGGCTCGCTTCCGAGTCAATGTTTATAAGGAGCGTGGCTACTACGCCGCTTGCTTGCGAGCATTGTCCTCCAAGATTCCCAACTTTGATCAGCTAGGTCTGCCTGATATTGTGCGGGAAATGAGCGAACGTCCTCGGGGATTAGTACTGGTGACCGGACCAACCGGCTCAGGAAAAACCACCACACTGGCGGCAATGATTGATTTAATTAATCGTACCCGACCTGAACATATTCTCACCGTCGAAGACCCGGTGGAATACGTTTTTCCCAACATTAAAAGCTTAGTTCACCAACGTCAAAAAGGTGAAGATACCAAAAGCTTTGCCAATGCGCTCAAAGCCGCCTTACGGGAAGACCCTGATGTGATTCTGGTCGGCGAGATGCGGGACTTGGAAACCATTTCACTGGCGATTTCAGCCGCAGAAACAGGTCACTTGGTCATGGGAACCTTGCACACCAGTTCCGCCTCTCAAACCGTGAACCGGATGCTGGACGTATTTCCTCCTGAACAACAAGCTCAAGTCCAAGCTCAACTATCCAACTCCTTGGTCGCCGTCTTCAGTCAAACCTTGGTACCCAAGAAAAACCCGAAACCTGGTGAGTTTGGTCGGGCAATGGCACAGGAAATTATGATTGTTACTCCAGCTATCTCTAACCTAATCCGGGAAGGCAAAGTGTCCCAAATGTATTCCGCTATCCAAACCGGAATGAAAATGGGCATGATCACCATGGAACAGACATTAGCCAATTTAGTCAAACAAGGAACGATTTCCTTTGAAACAGCCGTGTCCAAAAGTTCTAAGCCCGACGAATTGCAGCGTATTCTCGGCGGTGCCGGTGGAATGGCTGCTGGTGCCAAAGGCGGCAAAGTTGGTGCTAAGACTCGCTAA
- a CDS encoding DUF2997 domain-containing protein, giving the protein METLEFVIYPDGRVQEKVTGIVGASCAEVTAAIEAQLGQVVSMEQTSEYFTQPTQQSATATAQATYSSW; this is encoded by the coding sequence ATGGAAACCTTAGAATTTGTCATTTATCCAGATGGTCGAGTGCAAGAGAAAGTCACGGGTATCGTTGGCGCCTCTTGTGCGGAGGTGACTGCTGCCATTGAAGCTCAGTTAGGGCAAGTCGTCTCGATGGAGCAAACATCGGAATACTTTACCCAACCGACTCAGCAGTCGGCAACAGCAACCGCTCAAGCGACCTATAGCTCTTGGTAA
- a CDS encoding ferredoxin: protein MSDFSPTPERSGLEPELGGVFRDAPERSGLEPELGGELRQKGVYVDEITCIGCKHCAHTAHNTFYIEPDHGRARAFRQDGDPEDLIQEAIDTCPVNCINWVDYTELKQLEDERQFQVIPVAGFPIESAVVATKMRRKKALKQYKSKTRPKQ from the coding sequence ATGTCTGATTTCTCCCCGACACCAGAGCGTTCAGGGTTAGAACCCGAACTCGGTGGCGTCTTCCGAGATGCACCAGAGCGTTCAGGTTTAGAACCCGAACTCGGTGGTGAGCTGCGGCAGAAAGGTGTTTACGTCGATGAAATCACCTGTATTGGCTGTAAGCATTGTGCCCATACAGCTCACAATACATTTTACATCGAGCCAGATCATGGGCGAGCGCGTGCCTTTCGCCAAGATGGTGACCCAGAAGATTTAATCCAAGAAGCAATTGATACCTGTCCCGTTAATTGCATCAACTGGGTAGACTACACCGAACTCAAGCAACTAGAAGACGAGCGACAGTTTCAGGTTATTCCCGTGGCTGGATTTCCGATTGAGTCGGCTGTCGTGGCGACCAAAATGCGGCGCAAGAAAGCCCTTAAACAGTATAAGTCAAAAACACGCCCAAAACAATAG